One Nocardioides aromaticivorans genomic window carries:
- a CDS encoding M4 family metallopeptidase, whose protein sequence is MRRVLALACAAFVSSAVLGAVPAPLAVAGPDDGEAVLRADADGPLRIRREGGVATFVGTPAGTEIDNPAVGRGTSVSAAARAHLARYGAAIGADRAGTRLVEHGRSAAAAGTSVVRYQQEVDGLPVLGGDVVVTLDKDHDLASLDANLSDAASVGSATVTEDAARTTALGSVGRSRVKGATAEDLGRWVLDPATLPVPAITGARSAWRFEVRAGDGVRRMVLVDDRSGVVLLDVDLIQHADRVVCDRANLNPVDDPPVCTAAYARTEGSGASTVADVNLAFANAGRVSTFYATFGTPDMQDLTALIGHEAADGKKLRSTVRVCITGIPCPYDNAYWNGQAMFYGKDYPRADDIVGHEMTHGVIERIAGLIYFDQSGAINESLADIIGEIIDHQTLAAGESPSEFLLGEDLPDQPPFRSAADPTAYYQPDRMTSTRWYSGEGDSGGVHTNSGVGNKAFYLISQGGTFNGQTITGIDAGDQGLAKSARLWTQVIETIPAFAEYDDLATVLEQSCADLQGTVLTAADCTAVHQAVLATEMTTRPTNEPVRDAARTCPGTTVKRVLLAPASETEQAAFTAAAGWTRTPDATVVPNAFSGDTAWFAEDGATNNESLVAHLPIRADDWIDLPAGQPAYLAFRHWHAFEYWADPEKEYYDGGTVELVRDGATTANLESRAWAAYAPKRPLAYNLLPSGRTAFAGTSKGWTGSRVDLSEFAGESVKPQFTMHYDPYWGAPGWYLDDIEVYTCDIPTGTPELVGTPALTSGTPRVGRKLTISGVAWSEAGTETTYEWRRGGVPISGAVNASYTPVYADLGKVLSVVVTGTANGLRSLAHTRTTSAVQRGVITAPSKVVASGTPYVGRRLTALRGTWSPSGITFRYQWLRDGRAISGATASTYVIRRTDKGHRIAVRITGSRTGYTSVARTSASRSVTR, encoded by the coding sequence GTGCGCCGCGTGCTCGCCCTGGCCTGTGCCGCCTTCGTCTCCAGCGCCGTGCTGGGGGCCGTCCCCGCGCCGCTGGCCGTCGCCGGTCCCGATGACGGCGAGGCCGTCCTCCGGGCCGACGCCGACGGCCCGCTGCGCATCCGCCGCGAAGGCGGTGTCGCCACCTTCGTCGGTACGCCGGCCGGCACCGAGATCGACAACCCGGCCGTCGGTCGCGGCACCAGCGTCTCCGCCGCCGCGCGCGCCCACCTCGCCCGCTACGGCGCCGCGATCGGCGCCGACCGGGCAGGGACCCGACTGGTGGAGCACGGACGATCGGCCGCGGCGGCCGGCACCTCGGTCGTGCGCTACCAGCAGGAGGTCGACGGCCTGCCGGTCCTGGGCGGTGACGTCGTCGTCACGCTCGACAAGGACCACGACCTGGCCTCGCTGGACGCCAACCTCTCGGACGCCGCCTCCGTCGGCTCGGCCACGGTCACCGAGGACGCCGCTCGCACGACGGCGCTCGGCAGCGTCGGCCGGAGCCGCGTGAAGGGTGCGACCGCGGAGGACCTCGGTCGGTGGGTGCTCGACCCCGCGACCCTCCCCGTGCCTGCGATCACCGGCGCCCGCAGCGCGTGGCGCTTCGAGGTGCGGGCCGGAGACGGCGTACGACGGATGGTGCTCGTCGACGACCGCAGCGGTGTCGTACTGCTGGACGTCGACCTGATCCAGCACGCGGACCGCGTCGTGTGTGACAGGGCGAACCTCAACCCCGTCGACGACCCGCCGGTCTGTACGGCGGCGTACGCGCGGACGGAGGGGTCCGGCGCGTCAACCGTCGCCGACGTGAACCTCGCCTTCGCCAACGCCGGTCGGGTCTCCACCTTCTACGCCACGTTCGGCACTCCCGACATGCAGGACCTGACGGCCCTCATCGGTCATGAGGCTGCGGACGGCAAGAAGCTGAGGTCGACCGTGCGTGTCTGCATCACGGGGATCCCCTGCCCCTACGACAACGCCTACTGGAACGGTCAGGCGATGTTCTACGGCAAGGACTATCCGCGAGCCGACGACATCGTCGGCCACGAGATGACCCACGGCGTGATCGAGCGGATCGCGGGTCTCATCTACTTCGACCAGTCCGGGGCGATCAACGAGTCACTGGCCGACATCATCGGCGAGATCATCGACCACCAGACGCTCGCCGCTGGGGAGAGCCCGTCGGAGTTCCTGCTGGGCGAGGACCTCCCGGACCAACCGCCGTTCCGCAGCGCCGCCGACCCCACGGCGTACTACCAACCCGACCGCATGACCAGCACACGGTGGTACTCGGGCGAGGGGGACTCGGGCGGCGTCCACACCAACTCGGGTGTCGGCAACAAGGCGTTCTACCTGATCTCCCAGGGCGGCACGTTCAACGGCCAGACGATCACCGGGATCGATGCGGGCGACCAGGGGCTCGCGAAGTCGGCGAGACTGTGGACGCAGGTCATCGAGACCATCCCCGCCTTCGCCGAGTACGACGACCTGGCGACCGTGCTGGAACAGTCCTGCGCGGACCTCCAGGGCACCGTGCTGACCGCGGCTGACTGCACCGCGGTGCACCAGGCGGTCCTCGCGACCGAGATGACGACGCGGCCGACGAACGAGCCGGTCCGCGACGCGGCGCGGACGTGTCCGGGCACCACCGTCAAGCGGGTCCTGCTCGCCCCCGCGTCCGAGACCGAGCAGGCGGCCTTCACAGCGGCTGCCGGCTGGACCCGGACCCCTGACGCGACTGTCGTTCCGAACGCGTTCTCCGGCGACACGGCGTGGTTCGCCGAGGACGGGGCGACCAACAACGAGAGTCTCGTGGCCCACCTCCCGATCCGGGCCGACGACTGGATCGACCTGCCTGCCGGACAACCGGCGTACCTGGCCTTCCGCCACTGGCACGCCTTCGAGTACTGGGCTGACCCCGAGAAGGAGTACTACGACGGCGGCACCGTCGAGCTCGTCCGCGACGGCGCGACGACGGCCAACCTGGAGAGCCGGGCGTGGGCGGCCTACGCCCCGAAGCGGCCCCTGGCCTACAACCTGCTGCCGTCGGGGCGCACTGCCTTCGCCGGCACCAGCAAGGGGTGGACGGGCAGCCGGGTCGACCTCAGCGAGTTCGCGGGCGAGTCGGTCAAGCCGCAGTTCACGATGCACTACGACCCGTACTGGGGCGCCCCGGGCTGGTATCTCGATGACATCGAGGTCTACACGTGCGACATCCCGACCGGCACGCCGGAGCTCGTCGGCACCCCGGCCCTGACCTCGGGCACGCCGCGGGTGGGGCGCAAGCTGACCATCTCGGGCGTGGCGTGGTCGGAGGCCGGCACCGAGACGACCTACGAGTGGCGTCGCGGCGGCGTGCCGATCAGCGGAGCGGTCAACGCGTCGTACACGCCGGTGTACGCCGACCTGGGCAAGGTGCTCAGCGTGGTCGTCACCGGCACGGCCAACGGCCTGCGGTCGCTGGCCCACACGCGGACCACGAGTGCCGTCCAGCGCGGCGTCATCACCGCTCCGTCGAAGGTGGTGGCCAGCGGGACCCCGTACGTCGGCCGTCGCCTCACCGCGCTGCGGGGCACCTGGTCGCCGAGCGGGATCACCTTCCGTTACCAGTGGCTGCGCGACGGGCGGGCGATCTCCGGTGCCACGGCGAGCACGTACGTGATCCGGCGCACCGACAAGGGACACCGGATCGCGGTCCGGATCACGGGAAGCAGGACCGGCTACACGTCGGTCGCGCGTACGTCGGCGAGCCGGTCGGTCACCCGCTGA
- the gmk gene encoding guanylate kinase, which yields MTAQLFVLAGPTAVGKGTVAAAMREQHPEIYLSVSATTREPRPGEVDGVHYHFVSVEEFDRLVADGQMLEWAVVHGVNRYGTPRGPVEQALAEGRPALLEIDLQGARQVRESKPDAVFVFLKPPSWEELVRRLVGRGTEGEEERERRLATAREELAAEAEFDVTIVNREVHAAVEELVSLMVDPSTDL from the coding sequence ATGACGGCACAACTGTTCGTCCTCGCCGGACCCACCGCGGTCGGCAAGGGCACGGTCGCTGCGGCCATGCGCGAGCAGCACCCGGAGATCTACCTGTCCGTCTCCGCGACGACCCGCGAGCCGCGTCCGGGCGAGGTTGACGGCGTCCACTACCACTTCGTGTCGGTCGAGGAGTTCGACCGCCTCGTCGCCGACGGGCAGATGCTGGAGTGGGCCGTGGTCCACGGCGTCAACCGCTACGGCACGCCGCGCGGCCCCGTCGAGCAGGCGCTCGCCGAGGGCCGGCCCGCGCTGCTGGAGATCGATCTGCAGGGCGCGCGGCAGGTCCGCGAGTCGAAGCCCGACGCGGTGTTCGTCTTCCTGAAGCCCCCGTCCTGGGAGGAGCTCGTGCGCCGGCTCGTCGGCCGCGGCACCGAGGGCGAGGAGGAACGGGAGCGTCGGCTGGCCACCGCGCGCGAGGAGCTCGCGGCCGAGGCGGAGTTCGACGTGACGATCGTCAACCGCGAAGTTCATGCTGCTGTCGAGGAGTTGGTATCCTTGATGGTTGATCCGTCCACCGACTTGTGA
- the mihF gene encoding integration host factor, actinobacterial type gives MALPPLTPEQRQAALEKAAAARRERAEVKNRLKNSGASISEVLQQGQVNEVIGKMKVLDLLQSVPGLGKVRARQVMERLGIAESRRVRGLGTKQVAALEREFSTDA, from the coding sequence GTGGCCCTGCCTCCCCTGACTCCCGAACAGCGCCAGGCCGCCCTGGAGAAGGCGGCCGCCGCACGACGTGAGCGGGCCGAGGTGAAGAACCGGTTGAAGAACTCGGGCGCCTCGATCAGCGAGGTCCTCCAGCAGGGCCAGGTCAACGAGGTCATCGGCAAGATGAAGGTGCTCGACCTGCTGCAGTCCGTGCCCGGCCTCGGCAAGGTCCGGGCCCGCCAGGTCATGGAGCGCCTCGGCATCGCCGAGTCGCGACGCGTGCGGGGGCTCGGGACCAAGCAGGTCGCCGCCCTGGAGCGCGAGTTCTCGACCGACGCATGA
- the metK gene encoding methionine adenosyltransferase, translating to MTGRLFTSESVTEGHPDKIADQISDTVLDYLLEHDPKSRVAVETLLTTGLVVVAGEVTTEAYAPVAQLVREKILEIGYDSSDKGFDGNSCGVQVAIGAQSPDIAQGVDTAEDVRLGGSSDELDKQGAGDQGLMFGYACDDTPELFPLPIKIAQTLAEKLTEVRKDGTLPYLRPDGKTQVTIEYDEDDRAVRVDTVVLSTQHAEDVTQEQIAADITAKVIEPVLEQFKTSVPFDGYKLHINPTGKFVVGGPMGDAGLTGRKIIVDTYGGMARHGGGAFSGKDPSKVDRSAAYAMRWVAKNIVAAGLARRAEVQVAYAIGVAKPVGVFVETFGTGVVPDEKIQEAVLEVFDLRPAAILRDLDLRRPIYAKTAAYGHFGRELPEFTWERTDRADALKAAAGV from the coding sequence ATGACCGGACGTCTGTTCACGTCGGAGTCCGTGACCGAGGGTCACCCGGACAAGATCGCCGACCAGATCAGCGACACCGTGCTCGACTACCTGCTCGAGCACGACCCGAAGAGCCGTGTGGCCGTCGAGACGCTGCTGACCACCGGGCTGGTCGTCGTTGCCGGCGAGGTGACCACCGAGGCCTACGCCCCGGTCGCCCAGCTCGTGCGCGAGAAGATCCTCGAGATCGGCTACGACTCCTCCGACAAGGGCTTCGACGGCAACTCCTGCGGCGTCCAGGTCGCGATCGGTGCGCAGTCGCCGGACATCGCGCAGGGCGTCGACACCGCCGAGGACGTCCGCCTCGGCGGCTCGTCCGACGAGCTCGACAAGCAGGGCGCGGGCGACCAGGGCCTGATGTTCGGCTACGCCTGCGACGACACCCCGGAGCTGTTCCCGCTCCCGATCAAGATCGCGCAGACGCTCGCCGAGAAGCTCACCGAGGTGCGCAAGGACGGGACGCTGCCCTACCTGCGCCCCGACGGCAAGACCCAGGTCACCATCGAGTACGACGAGGACGACCGCGCCGTCCGGGTCGACACCGTCGTGCTGTCCACGCAGCACGCCGAGGACGTCACCCAGGAGCAGATCGCGGCCGACATCACCGCCAAGGTGATCGAGCCGGTCCTCGAGCAGTTCAAGACGAGCGTCCCGTTCGACGGCTACAAGCTGCACATCAACCCGACCGGCAAGTTCGTCGTCGGTGGCCCGATGGGTGACGCCGGCCTGACCGGCCGCAAGATCATCGTCGACACCTACGGCGGCATGGCCCGCCACGGTGGCGGCGCGTTCTCCGGCAAGGACCCGTCGAAGGTCGACCGCTCCGCCGCCTACGCCATGCGCTGGGTCGCGAAGAACATCGTCGCCGCGGGCCTCGCCCGTCGCGCCGAGGTCCAGGTCGCCTACGCCATCGGTGTCGCCAAGCCCGTCGGTGTCTTCGTGGAGACCTTCGGCACGGGCGTCGTCCCGGACGAGAAGATCCAGGAGGCCGTGCTCGAGGTCTTCGACCTGCGCCCGGCCGCGATCCTGCGCGACCTCGACCTGCGTCGCCCGATCTACGCCAAGACGGCGGCGTACGGCCACTTCGGCCGCGAGCTCCCCGAGTTCACCTGGGAGCGGACCGACCGCGCCGACGCGCTGAAGGCTGCCGCCGGCGTCTGA
- a CDS encoding primosomal protein N', which translates to MTPTPDEPAFDLPGLVRDRAAEGRVKAAATRARKATEAEIAEVDPVARVVLELPLAHLDRPFDYAVPVAMADGAVPGARVKVRFGGQDVDGFVVARSAASEHEGRLAPLRRLVSPEPVLSPAVAALCEQVARRYAGVSADVRRLAVPPRHATTEKAPSPPEPPLPTDGGGCEEAWAAYPAANAFIAHLRNGQAPRAVWGTGPGEDWPALLAHLAAVALAAGRGTILCLPDHRDVARVDAALTELLGDGHHVTLQAEPGPAARYRDFLAVSRGTRRIVVGTRSAAFAPVHDLGLVVVWDDGDELHAEPRAPYPHTREVLLLRSELEGAAALVGGFARTVEADQLLRMGWAHEIALPRDAVRDRVLVGITGASDHALARDPFASTARMPREVFDAIRWGLERGPVLVQTPRVGYALKLACERCRTPARCSACSGPLELTGPTSPPRCRWCATEAPDWSCAECGATGLRAPVLGDARTADELGRTFPSVPVIASSGDRIRASVDARARIVVATPGAEPVAEGGYAVVVLLDTWWALGRDSMRAQEEALRRWCNAVGLVRPGGRALAVGDPALAALQALVRWDPAGFATREAEDRWAARLPPAARVATLTGTPGALDDLQALAALPEATDVLGPVPAPGGDEGEERLVLRVPRTLGADLAHALAEAQRLRSARKLEPVRVQLDPLEI; encoded by the coding sequence ATGACGCCCACCCCCGACGAGCCGGCATTCGACCTGCCCGGCCTCGTCCGGGACCGTGCGGCCGAGGGGCGGGTCAAGGCGGCGGCGACGCGTGCCCGGAAGGCGACCGAGGCCGAGATCGCCGAGGTCGACCCGGTGGCGCGGGTCGTGCTGGAGCTGCCGCTCGCCCACCTGGACCGGCCCTTCGACTACGCCGTGCCGGTCGCGATGGCCGACGGCGCGGTGCCCGGCGCCCGGGTCAAGGTGCGCTTCGGCGGCCAGGACGTCGACGGCTTCGTCGTCGCCCGCTCGGCCGCGTCCGAGCACGAGGGCCGGCTGGCCCCGTTGCGCCGGCTGGTCAGCCCGGAGCCGGTGCTCAGCCCGGCGGTGGCGGCGCTCTGCGAGCAGGTCGCCCGTCGGTACGCCGGCGTCAGCGCCGACGTCCGCCGGCTGGCCGTGCCGCCGCGACACGCGACGACCGAGAAGGCCCCCTCGCCACCCGAGCCGCCCCTGCCGACCGACGGGGGCGGGTGCGAGGAGGCCTGGGCGGCCTACCCGGCGGCGAACGCGTTCATCGCCCACCTCCGCAACGGGCAGGCGCCACGTGCGGTGTGGGGGACCGGCCCGGGGGAGGACTGGCCCGCGTTGCTGGCCCACCTGGCGGCCGTCGCGCTCGCGGCGGGCCGCGGCACGATCCTCTGCCTGCCCGACCACCGCGACGTTGCCCGCGTCGACGCCGCCCTGACCGAGCTGCTCGGCGACGGGCACCACGTCACCCTGCAGGCCGAGCCGGGCCCGGCCGCGCGCTACCGCGACTTCCTCGCCGTCAGCCGCGGCACCCGCCGCATCGTCGTCGGCACCCGGTCGGCCGCGTTCGCCCCGGTCCACGACCTGGGGCTGGTGGTGGTCTGGGACGACGGCGACGAGCTGCACGCGGAGCCACGGGCGCCGTACCCGCACACCCGGGAGGTGCTGCTGCTCCGCTCCGAGCTCGAGGGCGCGGCCGCCCTGGTCGGCGGGTTCGCCCGGACCGTCGAGGCCGACCAGCTGCTGCGCATGGGCTGGGCGCACGAGATCGCGCTGCCCCGTGACGCCGTGCGCGACCGGGTCCTCGTCGGGATCACCGGCGCGAGCGACCACGCGCTGGCCCGCGACCCGTTCGCCTCGACCGCGCGAATGCCGCGCGAGGTGTTCGACGCGATCCGGTGGGGCCTCGAGCGCGGCCCGGTGCTGGTGCAGACGCCGCGGGTCGGGTACGCCCTCAAGCTGGCCTGCGAGCGGTGCCGGACGCCCGCTCGGTGCTCGGCGTGCTCGGGTCCGCTGGAGCTGACCGGCCCGACGTCGCCGCCCCGCTGCCGCTGGTGCGCGACCGAGGCGCCGGACTGGTCCTGCGCCGAGTGCGGCGCCACCGGCCTGCGGGCGCCCGTCCTGGGCGACGCCCGCACGGCCGACGAGCTGGGCCGCACCTTCCCGTCCGTGCCGGTGATCGCGTCCTCCGGCGACCGCATCCGGGCGAGTGTCGACGCGCGAGCGCGGATCGTGGTCGCCACGCCGGGAGCGGAGCCGGTCGCGGAGGGTGGCTACGCGGTCGTCGTACTGCTCGACACGTGGTGGGCACTCGGCCGCGACAGCATGCGGGCGCAGGAGGAGGCGCTGCGGCGTTGGTGCAACGCCGTCGGCCTGGTCAGGCCCGGTGGGAGGGCGCTGGCCGTCGGCGACCCGGCGCTGGCCGCGCTGCAGGCGCTCGTGCGCTGGGACCCGGCCGGCTTCGCGACCCGCGAGGCCGAGGACCGCTGGGCGGCCCGCCTGCCGCCGGCCGCCCGCGTCGCGACGCTGACGGGCACCCCGGGCGCCCTCGACGACCTGCAGGCGCTGGCGGCGCTGCCCGAGGCGACGGACGTGCTCGGCCCGGTCCCCGCGCCCGGCGGCGACGAGGGGGAGGAGCGACTCGTGCTGCGCGTCCCGCGGACCCTCGGCGCCGACCTCGCCCACGCGCTCGCGGAGGCGCAGCGGCTCCGCTCCGCCCGCAAGCTCGAGCCGGTCCGGGTGCAGCTGGATCCCCTGGAGATCTGA
- the rpoZ gene encoding DNA-directed RNA polymerase subunit omega: MSAPNIDAVGVTNPPIDDLLSKTDSKYKLVLYSAKRARQINAYYSQLGEGLLEYVGPLVETHVQEKPLSIALREINEDLLTCEDIDPAELAAEQAAAAATAPAPVADAE, from the coding sequence GTGTCTGCCCCGAACATCGACGCCGTGGGTGTCACCAACCCGCCGATCGACGACCTGCTGTCCAAGACCGACAGCAAGTACAAGCTGGTCCTCTACAGCGCCAAGCGCGCCCGGCAGATCAACGCCTACTACTCGCAGCTCGGCGAGGGCCTGCTCGAGTACGTCGGTCCGCTCGTGGAGACCCACGTCCAGGAGAAGCCCCTCTCGATCGCGCTGCGCGAGATCAACGAGGACCTGCTGACCTGCGAGGACATCGACCCGGCCGAGCTCGCTGCCGAGCAGGCTGCTGCGGCTGCCACCGCGCCGGCCCCGGTCGCCGACGCCGAGTGA
- the fmt gene encoding methionyl-tRNA formyltransferase, which yields MRVVFAGTPEVAVPALDAIAASPHELVGVVTRPDAPAGRGRKLTPSPVAQRAEELGIPVLKPVHPRDPDFQEALKALEPDCCPVVAYGALIPRSALDIPRHGWVNLHFSILPAWRGAAPVQHSIWAGDEFTGATTFRIVEALDAGPTFGVMTERIRPTDTAGDLLARLAEGGSSLLVATLDGIADGALEAREQPAEGVSLAPKISVDDARVDWTESAVAVDRRIRACTPGPGAWTTLDDERVKLGAVTIEEGVGDLAPGAIRVGKNHVLVGTGTDAVRLGEVKAFGKKQMGAADWARGVRLPETATFE from the coding sequence ATGAGGGTCGTCTTCGCCGGGACGCCCGAGGTCGCCGTACCCGCCCTGGACGCCATCGCCGCGTCGCCCCACGAGCTGGTCGGGGTCGTCACCCGCCCCGACGCGCCCGCCGGCCGGGGCCGCAAGCTCACGCCCAGCCCGGTGGCGCAGCGCGCCGAGGAGCTCGGCATCCCCGTCCTCAAGCCGGTCCATCCGCGCGACCCGGACTTCCAGGAGGCTTTGAAGGCGCTGGAGCCGGACTGCTGCCCGGTCGTCGCCTACGGCGCCCTGATCCCGCGCAGCGCGCTCGACATCCCGCGCCACGGGTGGGTCAACCTGCACTTCTCGATCCTGCCCGCCTGGCGCGGCGCGGCGCCCGTGCAGCACTCGATCTGGGCCGGCGACGAGTTCACCGGCGCGACCACCTTCCGGATCGTCGAGGCGCTGGACGCGGGCCCGACCTTCGGCGTGATGACCGAGCGGATCCGGCCGACCGACACCGCCGGCGACCTGCTCGCCCGGCTCGCCGAGGGCGGCTCGTCGCTGCTGGTCGCGACCCTCGACGGCATCGCCGACGGCGCGCTCGAGGCGCGCGAGCAGCCGGCGGAGGGCGTCAGCCTGGCGCCGAAGATCTCCGTCGACGACGCCCGTGTCGACTGGACCGAGTCCGCGGTCGCGGTCGACCGGCGGATCCGCGCCTGCACGCCCGGACCCGGCGCCTGGACGACCCTGGACGACGAGCGGGTCAAGCTCGGCGCCGTGACGATCGAGGAGGGCGTCGGCGACCTCGCTCCCGGCGCGATCCGGGTCGGCAAGAACCATGTCCTCGTCGGCACCGGCACCGACGCCGTCCGGCTCGGCGAGGTGAAGGCGTTCGGCAAGAAGCAGATGGGTGCGGCCGACTGGGCGCGTGGCGTCCGGCTGCCGGAGACGGCGACCTTCGAGTGA
- the coaBC gene encoding bifunctional phosphopantothenoylcysteine decarboxylase/phosphopantothenate--cysteine ligase CoaBC translates to MSSAGPRPRVVLGVSGGIAAYKACELLRRFTESGHDVTVVPTAAALEFVGAPTWAALSGKPVSAEVWTGVHEVPHVRLGQTADLVVVAPATADLLAKAAHGLADDLLTNTLLTARCPVVLAPAMHTEMWEHPATTANVATLRSRGVLVIEPAEGRLTGADTGKGRLPDPEEIFEVARDVLGRSTSTTPGGPADLAGRHVVVSAGGTRERLDPVRFLGNRSSGRQGYALARAAAARGAEVTLVAANVALTDPAGVKVVHVESTAELRDAVLSAAATADAVVMAAAPADFRPTAQSETKIKKADDGSAPSITLQQNPDILKEISTHRVHPGAVIVGFAAETGDATGSVLDLARAKLARKGCDLLVVNDVSGGAVFGSTDNEAVILGADGSAVDVPHGSKSALAHLIWDQVVARLAPSSPQYTS, encoded by the coding sequence ATGTCATCGGCTGGGCCCCGGCCCCGGGTGGTGCTCGGCGTCTCGGGTGGCATCGCCGCCTACAAGGCCTGTGAGCTGCTGCGTCGGTTCACGGAGTCCGGTCACGACGTGACCGTCGTGCCGACGGCCGCGGCGCTGGAATTCGTGGGTGCCCCGACATGGGCCGCCCTGTCGGGCAAGCCGGTCTCGGCCGAGGTGTGGACGGGCGTGCACGAGGTGCCGCACGTCCGCCTCGGCCAGACGGCCGACCTGGTGGTCGTCGCCCCGGCGACCGCCGACCTCCTGGCGAAGGCCGCGCACGGCCTGGCCGACGACCTGCTGACCAACACGCTGCTCACCGCGCGCTGCCCGGTCGTGCTCGCCCCGGCGATGCACACCGAGATGTGGGAGCACCCCGCCACCACGGCGAACGTCGCGACGCTGCGCTCGCGCGGTGTCCTGGTCATCGAGCCGGCCGAGGGCCGGCTCACCGGCGCCGACACCGGCAAGGGCCGGCTGCCCGACCCGGAGGAGATCTTCGAGGTCGCCCGCGACGTGCTGGGTCGCTCGACGTCGACCACGCCGGGCGGTCCCGCGGACCTCGCCGGGCGCCATGTCGTCGTCTCTGCGGGCGGGACCCGCGAGCGGCTCGACCCCGTCCGCTTCCTCGGCAACCGCTCCTCGGGCCGCCAGGGCTACGCCCTGGCCCGTGCCGCGGCAGCTCGGGGCGCCGAGGTCACGCTGGTGGCCGCCAACGTGGCGCTGACCGACCCGGCCGGCGTCAAGGTGGTCCACGTCGAGTCGACCGCCGAGCTGCGCGACGCCGTGCTGTCGGCGGCCGCGACCGCCGACGCGGTCGTGATGGCCGCCGCCCCGGCCGACTTCCGGCCCACGGCGCAGTCGGAGACCAAGATCAAGAAGGCCGACGACGGATCGGCACCTTCGATCACGCTGCAACAGAATCCCGACATCCTCAAGGAGATCTCCACGCACCGGGTCCACCCGGGCGCGGTGATCGTGGGATTCGCCGCCGAGACCGGCGACGCGACGGGCAGCGTGCTCGATCTGGCCCGGGCCAAGCTGGCCCGCAAGGGCTGTGACCTGCTGGTCGTCAACGACGTCAGCGGGGGAGCGGTCTTCGGGAGCACCGACAACGAAGCGGTGATCCTGGGCGCCGACGGGTCCGCGGTCGACGTACCGCACGGCTCGAAGTCGGCGCTCGCACACCTCATCTGGGACCAGGTGGTCGCCCGCCTGGCCCCGTCGTCCCCGCAGTACACGTCCTGA
- the def gene encoding peptide deformylase, producing the protein MAIRPIRLFGDPILRKPAIEVVEFDAELRQLVTDLTDTMLDAPGAGLAAPQIGVGLRVFTWYVDGEVGHLVNPVLDLSAETQDGPEGCLSLPELTYDCLRALSVVARGFNMHGDPVTIEGSELLARAIQHETDHLDGILFIDRLDDAARKAAMREIRESEWFGLEKPTVRISPHATGGFGR; encoded by the coding sequence GTGGCCATCCGACCCATCCGCCTGTTCGGCGACCCGATCCTGCGCAAGCCCGCGATCGAGGTCGTCGAGTTCGACGCCGAGCTGCGCCAGCTCGTCACCGACCTGACCGACACGATGCTCGACGCGCCGGGCGCCGGCCTCGCCGCGCCCCAGATCGGCGTCGGGCTCCGCGTCTTCACCTGGTACGTCGACGGCGAGGTCGGCCACCTGGTCAACCCGGTCCTCGACCTGTCGGCGGAGACCCAGGACGGCCCCGAGGGCTGCCTGTCGCTGCCGGAGCTCACCTACGACTGCCTGCGGGCGCTGTCGGTCGTCGCACGCGGCTTCAACATGCACGGCGACCCCGTCACCATCGAGGGCTCCGAGCTGCTCGCGCGGGCGATCCAGCACGAGACCGACCACCTCGACGGCATCCTGTTCATCGACCGCCTCGACGACGCCGCCCGCAAGGCCGCGATGCGCGAGATCCGCGAGTCGGAGTGGTTCGGCCTCGAGAAGCCGACGGTCAGGATCTCGCCGCACGCGACCGGGGGCTTCGGCCGATGA